Proteins from a single region of Sphingomonas sp.:
- a CDS encoding NADP-dependent malic enzyme: protein MAEDSSVQFSEREALLYHSEGRPGKIEIVASKPMATQRDLALAYSPGVAVPVLAIAENPALAYDYTAKGNLVAVISNGTAILGLGNLGALASKPVMEGKAVLFKRFADVDSIDIELKTEDVDRIIDAVELMEPSFGGINLEDIKSPECFVIEQTLRERMNIPVFHDDQHGTAIIAAAGLINALHLTGRDIKDTRVVMNGAGAAAIACAELIKSMGLPQNNLLMCDRSGVIYQGREKVNQWQSAHAVATDRRTLTEALAGADVFMGLSAAGAVSQDMVRAMAPNPIIFAMANPDPEITPPEAKAARPDAIIATGRSDYPNQVNNVLGFPFIFRGALDVRATTINDAMKIAAANALAELARQQVPEEVAAAYGVKHSFGPDYIIPAPFDPRLMEIVPAAVAKAAMDSGVATKPIADFAAYRQSLRARLNPTTSVLSLADEGARANPKRVIFAEAEEEVVLRAAIAFKAEGYGTPVLIGRESVIDKLRSLGANPDEFELHNSVNSPLVPEMVEFLYQRMQRRGYLRRDAERMVNRDRNIFGGLLLQLGKADAMITGVTRTWAESMRQVKRVIDHQPGRTPFGMHILVGQSHTVFIADTTVNERPTAEELADIAEGAALVARRMGHEPRVAFLSYSNFGNPEGRWLENLRGAIKVLDTRSVEFEYEGEMSPDVALNPKQLANYPFARLSGPANVLIMPGLQSANISAKLLRELGGDSTIGPILMGMEKSVQIAPMTATASELVTLAVLAAGGIAR, encoded by the coding sequence ATGGCCGAAGACAGCAGCGTCCAGTTTTCCGAGCGCGAGGCGCTGCTCTATCACTCCGAGGGCCGCCCCGGCAAAATCGAGATCGTCGCCTCCAAGCCGATGGCGACGCAGCGCGACCTGGCCCTGGCCTATTCGCCCGGCGTGGCGGTGCCGGTGCTGGCGATCGCCGAGAACCCGGCGCTTGCCTATGACTATACCGCCAAGGGCAATCTCGTCGCCGTCATCTCCAACGGCACCGCGATTCTGGGCCTCGGCAATCTCGGCGCGCTGGCGTCCAAGCCGGTGATGGAAGGCAAGGCGGTGCTGTTCAAGCGCTTCGCCGATGTCGACTCGATCGATATCGAGCTCAAGACCGAGGATGTCGATCGCATCATCGACGCGGTCGAATTGATGGAGCCGAGCTTCGGCGGCATCAATCTGGAGGACATCAAGTCACCCGAATGCTTCGTGATCGAGCAGACGCTGCGCGAGCGCATGAACATCCCGGTGTTCCATGACGACCAGCACGGCACCGCGATCATCGCCGCCGCCGGGCTGATCAATGCGCTGCACCTGACCGGGCGCGACATCAAGGACACGAGAGTGGTGATGAACGGCGCCGGCGCCGCCGCGATCGCCTGCGCCGAGCTGATCAAGTCGATGGGGTTGCCGCAGAACAACCTGCTGATGTGCGACCGTTCGGGCGTGATCTATCAGGGCCGCGAGAAGGTGAACCAGTGGCAGTCGGCGCATGCCGTGGCCACCGACCGCCGGACCCTGACCGAGGCGCTGGCCGGGGCCGATGTGTTCATGGGCCTGTCGGCGGCGGGCGCGGTATCGCAGGACATGGTGCGGGCGATGGCGCCCAATCCGATCATCTTCGCGATGGCCAATCCCGATCCCGAGATCACCCCGCCCGAAGCCAAGGCGGCGCGACCGGACGCGATCATCGCCACCGGCCGTTCGGACTATCCGAACCAGGTCAACAATGTCCTCGGCTTCCCCTTCATCTTCCGCGGCGCGCTCGACGTGCGGGCGACGACGATCAACGACGCGATGAAGATCGCCGCCGCCAACGCGCTGGCCGAACTCGCCCGCCAGCAGGTGCCCGAGGAAGTCGCCGCGGCCTATGGCGTCAAGCACAGCTTCGGCCCCGACTACATCATCCCGGCGCCGTTCGATCCGCGGCTGATGGAGATCGTCCCCGCCGCCGTCGCCAAGGCCGCGATGGATTCGGGCGTGGCGACCAAGCCGATCGCCGACTTCGCCGCCTATCGCCAGTCGTTGCGGGCGCGGCTCAACCCGACCACTTCGGTGCTGAGCCTTGCGGATGAGGGCGCGCGCGCCAATCCCAAGCGGGTTATCTTCGCCGAGGCCGAGGAAGAGGTGGTGCTGCGCGCGGCGATCGCCTTCAAGGCCGAGGGCTATGGCACGCCGGTGCTGATCGGACGCGAAAGCGTGATCGACAAGCTCCGCTCGCTCGGCGCCAACCCCGACGAGTTCGAACTGCACAACAGCGTCAATTCGCCGCTGGTGCCCGAGATGGTCGAGTTCCTCTACCAGCGGATGCAGCGCCGCGGGTACCTCCGCCGCGATGCCGAGCGCATGGTCAATCGCGACCGCAACATCTTTGGCGGGCTGCTGCTCCAGCTCGGCAAGGCCGATGCGATGATCACCGGCGTGACGCGGACCTGGGCGGAATCGATGCGCCAGGTGAAGCGGGTGATCGATCACCAGCCGGGTCGCACCCCGTTCGGCATGCACATCCTGGTCGGCCAGTCGCATACCGTGTTCATCGCCGACACCACCGTCAACGAGCGCCCGACCGCCGAGGAACTGGCCGATATCGCCGAGGGCGCGGCGCTGGTCGCGCGCCGCATGGGTCACGAGCCGCGCGTCGCGTTCCTCAGCTATTCGAACTTCGGCAATCCCGAGGGGCGCTGGCTCGAGAACCTGCGCGGCGCTATCAAGGTGCTCGATACCCGCTCGGTCGAGTTCGAATATGAAGGCGAGATGTCGCCCGACGTGGCGCTCAATCCCAAGCAGCTCGCCAATTATCCGTTCGCGCGGCTTTCCGGGCCGGCCAATGTGCTGATCATGCCCGGTCTGCAATCGGCCAACATCTCGGCGAAGCTGCTGCGCGAGCTGGGCGGCGATTCGACGATCGGGCCGATCCTGATGGGCATGGAAAAGTCGGTCCAGATCGCCCCGATGACCGCGACCGCGAGCGAACTGGTGACGTTGGCGGTGCTCGCGGCGGGGGGGATCGCCCGCTAA
- a CDS encoding OmpA family protein, with protein MRNLPHKPAIGLVLAGLALSAAGTASAQQTPQDNNIVVTGVPADVALVAGPEVKGVIAARNGDRIKVNTVDRGPVIVAVNDATKIRAGGGLFSSRSKLATDSLLNGLPVTIRTMQPADGAGGDLLASQISFKKNDLKFASMIRNGTDQRFEEQTAATEALRGRLGDIDKYNVKATTNVHFETGRADISAADKAELCTTAASAGQMENALILVVGYTDSTGNDDINQELSDKRAGKVMNFLQQKCGWKPYRMLTPTGMATSDPLASNDTEEGKAQNRRVAVNVLVSKSVDGL; from the coding sequence ATGCGAAATCTTCCCCACAAGCCGGCGATCGGCCTGGTCCTTGCCGGCCTTGCCCTGTCCGCGGCCGGCACCGCCTCCGCCCAGCAGACCCCGCAGGACAACAATATCGTCGTCACCGGCGTGCCTGCCGACGTCGCGCTGGTCGCGGGGCCCGAGGTCAAAGGCGTCATCGCCGCGCGCAATGGCGACCGGATCAAGGTCAATACGGTCGATCGTGGCCCGGTGATCGTCGCGGTCAACGACGCGACCAAGATCCGTGCCGGCGGCGGGCTGTTCAGCAGCCGCAGCAAGCTGGCGACCGATTCGCTGCTCAACGGCCTGCCGGTGACGATCCGGACGATGCAGCCCGCCGATGGCGCCGGTGGCGATCTGCTGGCCAGCCAGATCAGCTTCAAGAAGAACGACCTGAAGTTCGCGTCGATGATCCGCAACGGCACCGATCAGCGCTTCGAGGAGCAGACCGCCGCGACCGAGGCGCTGCGCGGCCGGCTGGGCGATATCGACAAGTATAACGTCAAGGCGACGACCAACGTCCATTTCGAGACCGGCCGCGCGGATATCTCCGCCGCCGACAAGGCCGAATTGTGCACCACGGCGGCATCGGCCGGGCAGATGGAGAACGCGCTGATCCTGGTGGTCGGCTATACAGATTCGACCGGCAATGACGACATCAACCAGGAGCTGAGCGATAAGCGCGCCGGCAAGGTGATGAACTTCCTCCAGCAGAAATGCGGCTGGAAGCCGTACCGGATGCTGACCCCGACGGGGATGGCGACCAGCGATCCGCTGGCCAGCAACGATACCGAGGAAGGCAAGGCGCAGAACCGGCGTGTGGCGGTGAACGTGCTGGTGAGCAAGAGTGTCGATGGGTTGTGA
- a CDS encoding ABC transporter permease subunit, giving the protein MRNIVSAEWTKLLPHKGTWLLVWIYPILFALILTIGLMGEPGMSKDAAKAAGWIDETTMIWHVPAITMGRYFIAAYFALVFAGEYGWNTLKLVLPHTPRWKLVAAKYLVPMALLYAAWLIAAVLTVAAEYAKTALAGLPVPEGVTMATILNGHVTTLLDGVVPLLLTAAYASVLAVFTRSTLAAFIVSLVLITLDELLGKIVSALSGFGMEWLAVPYRVLPSYHLENFASWTQQGVAYKLPLASGAVIEMSQITSTLALAAWIGGLVALTFWWFRRQDIN; this is encoded by the coding sequence ATGCGTAACATCGTCTCGGCCGAATGGACCAAATTGCTGCCGCACAAGGGCACCTGGCTGCTGGTGTGGATCTATCCGATCCTGTTCGCGCTGATCCTGACGATCGGGCTGATGGGCGAACCCGGCATGTCGAAGGATGCCGCCAAAGCGGCGGGCTGGATCGACGAAACGACAATGATCTGGCACGTGCCCGCGATCACGATGGGGCGCTATTTCATCGCCGCCTATTTCGCGCTGGTCTTCGCCGGCGAATATGGCTGGAACACGCTCAAGCTGGTGCTGCCGCACACGCCGCGCTGGAAGCTGGTCGCGGCCAAATATCTGGTGCCGATGGCGCTGCTCTATGCCGCCTGGCTGATCGCGGCGGTGCTGACGGTGGCGGCGGAATATGCCAAGACGGCACTGGCCGGACTGCCGGTGCCCGAAGGCGTGACCATGGCGACGATCCTGAACGGCCACGTCACCACGCTGCTGGACGGGGTGGTGCCGCTGTTGCTGACGGCGGCCTATGCCAGCGTGCTGGCGGTGTTCACCCGATCGACGCTGGCGGCGTTCATCGTCTCGCTGGTGCTGATCACGCTCGACGAGCTGCTCGGCAAGATCGTCAGCGCGCTGAGCGGTTTCGGGATGGAATGGCTGGCAGTGCCGTATCGCGTGCTGCCGAGCTACCATCTCGAGAATTTCGCCAGCTGGACGCAGCAGGGCGTGGCCTACAAGCTGCCGCTGGCGAGCGGGGCGGTGATCGAGATGTCGCAAATCACCTCGACTCTGGCGCTCGCGGCGTGGATCGGCGGGCTGGTCGCGCTGACCTTCTGGTGGTTCCGTCGGCAGGACATCAACTGA
- the uvrB gene encoding excinuclease ABC subunit UvrB, giving the protein MAIQIRTSLDEPETGQSFIPHRPNRPDKLEGGKRFKIVSDYTPSGDQPAAIKEMVEAVNAGERDQVLLGVTGSGKTFTMAQVIEATQRPALILAPNKILAAQLYGEMKSFFPDNAVEYFVSYYDYYQPEAYVPRSDTYIEKESSVNEAIDRMRHSATRSLLERDDVIIVASVSCLYGIGSVETYSAMIFDLKKGQSVDQREIIRKLVALQYKRNDAAFQRGNFRVRGDTLEIFPSHYEDSAWRVSFFGDEIEEIVEFDPLTGSKVASLDYVRVFANSHYVTPGPTLKQAGEAIKHELAERLKELHAEGKLLEAQRLEQRTNFDLEMIAATGSCAGIENYSRFLTGRLPGEPPPTLFEYLPENALLFVDESHQTIGQINGMSRGDHRRKITLAEYGFRLPSAIDNRPLRFNEWDAMRPQTAYVSATPGNWEMEQTGGVFTEQVIRPTGLIDPPVEIKPVDEQVQDLIVECNKTTALGYRTLVTTLTKRMAEDLTEYMHEAGIKCRYMHSDTETLERIELIRDLRLGVYDVLIGINLLREGLDIPECGLVAILDADKEGFLRSETSLIQTIGRAARNVEGRVILYADRMTGSMERAIAETDRRRAKQEEYNRAHGITPATVKKNIGDIIAHVASKDQVTVEIDGANGVGRPHMVGHNLRAYIESLEKKMRDAAANLEFEEAGRLRDEIRSLEAEELGLPAEERKAPVMGRSNEGKPGTRKGRYGKQSRTRFGR; this is encoded by the coding sequence ATGGCCATCCAGATCCGCACCAGTCTCGACGAGCCCGAAACCGGGCAGTCGTTTATCCCGCATCGCCCCAACCGCCCCGACAAGCTCGAGGGTGGCAAGCGCTTCAAGATCGTTTCCGATTACACCCCGTCGGGCGATCAGCCGGCGGCGATCAAGGAGATGGTCGAGGCGGTGAATGCCGGGGAGCGCGATCAGGTGCTGCTGGGCGTCACCGGTTCGGGCAAGACCTTTACCATGGCGCAGGTGATCGAGGCGACGCAGCGGCCGGCGCTGATCCTGGCGCCCAACAAGATCCTAGCGGCGCAGCTTTATGGGGAGATGAAGTCGTTCTTCCCCGACAATGCAGTCGAATATTTCGTCAGCTATTACGATTATTACCAGCCCGAGGCCTATGTGCCGCGCTCCGACACGTACATCGAGAAGGAAAGCTCGGTGAACGAAGCGATCGACCGGATGCGGCATTCGGCGACGCGGTCGCTGCTCGAGCGTGACGATGTGATCATCGTCGCCTCGGTCTCGTGCCTCTATGGCATCGGCTCGGTCGAGACCTATTCGGCGATGATCTTCGATCTGAAGAAGGGCCAGAGCGTCGATCAGCGCGAGATCATCCGCAAGCTGGTCGCGCTGCAGTATAAGCGCAACGATGCGGCCTTTCAGCGCGGCAATTTCCGGGTGCGCGGCGATACGCTGGAGATCTTCCCGTCGCATTATGAGGACAGCGCGTGGCGGGTTTCGTTCTTTGGCGACGAGATCGAGGAGATCGTCGAGTTCGACCCGCTTACGGGCTCCAAGGTGGCTAGCCTTGACTATGTCCGCGTGTTCGCCAATTCGCATTATGTGACGCCGGGGCCGACGCTCAAACAGGCGGGCGAGGCGATCAAGCATGAGCTGGCCGAGCGGCTCAAGGAACTGCATGCGGAAGGCAAATTGCTTGAGGCGCAGCGGCTGGAGCAGCGGACCAATTTCGATCTGGAGATGATCGCGGCGACGGGGAGCTGCGCGGGGATCGAGAATTACTCGCGCTTCCTGACCGGGCGCCTGCCGGGCGAGCCGCCGCCGACGCTGTTCGAATATCTGCCCGAGAACGCATTGCTGTTCGTCGATGAGAGCCACCAGACGATCGGCCAGATCAACGGCATGTCGCGGGGCGATCACCGGCGCAAGATCACGCTGGCGGAGTACGGCTTCCGGCTGCCGAGCGCGATCGACAACCGGCCGCTGCGCTTCAACGAATGGGACGCGATGCGGCCGCAGACCGCCTATGTCTCGGCGACGCCGGGCAATTGGGAGATGGAGCAGACCGGCGGCGTGTTCACCGAGCAGGTGATCCGGCCGACCGGGCTGATCGATCCGCCTGTGGAGATCAAGCCGGTCGACGAGCAGGTCCAGGACCTGATCGTCGAGTGCAACAAGACCACGGCGCTGGGCTACCGCACGCTGGTGACGACGCTGACCAAGCGGATGGCGGAGGATTTGACCGAATATATGCACGAGGCGGGGATCAAGTGCCGCTACATGCATTCGGATACCGAGACGCTGGAGCGGATCGAATTGATCCGCGATCTTCGTTTGGGTGTCTATGACGTGCTGATCGGGATCAATTTGCTGCGCGAGGGGCTGGATATCCCGGAGTGCGGGCTGGTGGCGATCCTCGACGCCGACAAGGAGGGCTTCCTGCGCTCCGAGACGTCGCTGATCCAGACGATCGGGCGCGCGGCGCGCAACGTCGAGGGACGGGTGATCCTCTATGCCGACCGGATGACCGGGAGCATGGAGCGGGCGATCGCCGAGACCGACCGGCGGCGGGCCAAGCAGGAGGAATATAACCGGGCGCACGGAATCACGCCCGCTACGGTCAAGAAGAATATCGGCGACATCATCGCCCATGTCGCGTCGAAGGATCAGGTGACGGTCGAGATCGACGGCGCCAATGGAGTCGGGCGTCCGCACATGGTCGGGCACAATCTCAGGGCCTATATCGAGAGCCTTGAGAAGAAGATGCGCGATGCCGCGGCGAATCTGGAGTTCGAGGAAGCCGGGCGGCTGCGCGACGAGATCCGCAGCCTTGAGGCGGAGGAACTCGGGCTGCCGGCCGAGGAGCGCAAGGCGCCGGTGATGGGGCGGAGCAACGAGGGCAAGCCGGGTACGCGCAAGGGGCGCTATGGCAAGCAGAGCCGGACCAGGTTCGGGCGGTGA
- a CDS encoding BlaI/MecI/CopY family transcriptional regulator — protein MIESLPRREREVFEILCSMKEATAASVRGAMNDAPTDSAVRTLLSRLTAKGLVRHRTENQAYVYSPAPQTGEVAETALQKLVQTFFQGSAASAATALLGMEPKLAPDEIDALQRAIDRARKDAE, from the coding sequence GTGATCGAATCGCTGCCGCGCCGCGAGCGTGAAGTGTTTGAAATCCTCTGCAGCATGAAGGAGGCGACTGCCGCTTCGGTCCGCGGAGCGATGAACGACGCGCCGACCGACTCGGCGGTGCGAACCTTGCTGTCGCGGCTGACCGCCAAGGGCTTGGTGCGGCACCGCACCGAGAACCAGGCCTATGTCTATTCGCCTGCGCCGCAGACCGGCGAAGTGGCGGAGACGGCGTTGCAGAAGCTGGTGCAGACATTCTTCCAGGGGTCGGCGGCAAGCGCCGCGACCGCCTTGCTGGGGATGGAGCCCAAGCTCGCCCCCGATGAGATCGACGCGCTCCAGCGCGCCATCGACCGCGCCCGCAAGGATGCCGAGTGA
- a CDS encoding glycoside hydrolase family 5 protein: protein MKRNPGFSSVMVLALVACSGASAGTGGSVTAPAPVPTATVTPTPTPTTTPTPSYTPAAARVPTTGISIPVGKCVNMGNHLEPPNEGDWGRAIADGDFAIIKAAGFDTIRLPVRWSSHALAAAPYTIDAAWMARVKHVVDAARAAGLNVMLNLHHYEEMATAPAAHATRFAELWKQIAAEFAGYPTASLWFELMNEPNGALNDSNLAGILAPALANVRATNPTRPVIIGGQNWSGVDSLGTLAIPADPYVVATIHTYDPFDFTHQGATWVTPTPALGRTFGSAADYAGLESNLQKVRDFMTRTGRTVFVGEYGANDVAGVPLSERIKYYGTISAAYASIGVQSCAWAYANTFRLRDGSAWLPGMIEAIRTTTTLQ from the coding sequence ATGAAGCGCAATCCGGGATTTTCGAGTGTGATGGTGCTGGCGCTGGTCGCGTGCAGCGGAGCGAGTGCGGGGACCGGCGGGTCGGTGACGGCTCCGGCACCTGTGCCGACAGCTACCGTGACGCCGACGCCCACGCCGACCACAACGCCGACGCCGAGCTATACGCCGGCCGCCGCGCGGGTGCCGACCACCGGCATCTCGATCCCCGTCGGCAAGTGCGTCAACATGGGCAACCATCTCGAACCCCCCAACGAAGGCGATTGGGGGCGGGCGATCGCCGATGGCGATTTCGCGATCATCAAGGCGGCGGGGTTCGACACGATCCGGCTGCCGGTGCGCTGGTCCTCGCATGCGCTGGCCGCCGCGCCCTATACGATCGACGCGGCGTGGATGGCGCGGGTGAAGCATGTGGTGGACGCGGCGCGGGCGGCGGGACTCAACGTGATGCTCAACCTCCACCATTATGAGGAGATGGCGACGGCGCCGGCGGCGCACGCGACGCGCTTTGCCGAGCTGTGGAAGCAGATCGCGGCGGAGTTCGCCGGCTATCCGACCGCGAGCCTGTGGTTCGAGCTGATGAACGAGCCCAATGGCGCGCTCAACGACAGCAATCTGGCGGGCATCCTCGCGCCCGCGCTGGCGAATGTGCGCGCGACCAATCCGACACGGCCGGTGATCATCGGCGGGCAGAACTGGAGCGGGGTGGATTCGCTTGGCACCCTGGCGATCCCCGCCGATCCCTATGTCGTGGCGACAATCCACACCTATGATCCGTTCGACTTCACCCATCAGGGCGCGACCTGGGTGACGCCGACCCCGGCGCTGGGGCGCACATTCGGCAGCGCGGCGGATTATGCGGGCCTTGAGAGCAATCTGCAGAAGGTGCGCGACTTCATGACGCGGACCGGACGGACGGTATTCGTCGGCGAATATGGCGCGAACGATGTGGCGGGTGTGCCGCTGTCCGAGCGGATCAAATATTATGGCACGATAAGCGCGGCCTATGCTTCGATCGGGGTGCAGAGTTGCGCCTGGGCCTATGCCAATACGTTCCGGTTGCGCGACGGCAGCGCGTGGTTGCCGGGGATGATCGAGGCGATCCGGACGACGACTACGCTCCAGTAA
- the mutS gene encoding DNA mismatch repair protein MutS: protein MMAQYLALKAEAEDCLLFYRMGDFFELFFDDAKVASAVLDIALTARGEHEGERIPMCGVPAHAMDGYLARLIKAGHRVAIANQTETPEEARKRGGSKALVARAIIRVVTAGTLTEESLLDSRAANWCAAIGEAGGQVAIACADISTGVFHVIETDGGRADAEIARLSPAETIASEASGFSELATALRPKNDFDSGNGEARLKRLFGVATLDGFGQFSRAALAAAGGLVAYLEHTAKGSLPFLRPPRITRTEAAMAIDAATRESLELTATAAGARKGSLLDAVDRTVTGAGARLLGQDIAAPLMDGDTINARLDLVQRFHDDSGLRDSTRGNLRALPDIGRALGRIAAGRGSPRDLGQLRDGLDGAWRLAERLATLADKPALLAGLIPQLQGHGALIDLLSRALVPEPPIDADKGGYIAEGYDAALDDLRDAGAGGRRAIAALEAEYKTRTGINALKIRHNGVLGYHIEVPAKNADPLMKQESGFTHRQTLAGVVRFNAPELHEVAIKVTQAGAHALAAEAAHLEDLTEAALATRENIAATADALARIDVSAALAERAAEGGWARPSLVDHACFEVEGGRHPVVEDALARSGARFVANDCTLSESSRLWLVTGPNMGGKSTFLRQNALIAVLAQAGSYVPATRAKLGLVDRLFSRVGASDNLARGRSTFMVEMVETAAILAQATPRSFVILDEVGRGTSTYDGLAIAWAVVEAIHEDNRCRCLFATHYHELTRLAERCDALTLHHVRAREWKGDLVLLHEVAEGPADRSFGIAVARLAGMPPAALKRAKAVLDKLEAGRQKTGGLAAGLDDLPLFAAAAEQEEEAIDTLRSELAAIDVDALSPREALDALYRLKGLAADGA from the coding sequence ATGATGGCCCAGTATCTCGCCCTCAAGGCGGAGGCGGAGGACTGCCTGCTCTTCTACCGGATGGGCGATTTCTTCGAGCTCTTCTTTGACGATGCCAAGGTGGCGAGCGCAGTCCTCGACATCGCGCTCACCGCGCGCGGCGAGCATGAAGGCGAGCGCATCCCGATGTGCGGCGTTCCCGCCCATGCCATGGACGGCTATCTCGCCCGGCTGATCAAGGCCGGCCACCGCGTCGCCATCGCCAATCAGACCGAGACGCCCGAGGAAGCCAGGAAGCGCGGCGGGTCCAAGGCGCTGGTCGCCCGCGCCATCATCCGCGTCGTCACTGCCGGCACGCTGACCGAGGAAAGCCTGCTCGACAGCCGCGCAGCGAACTGGTGCGCGGCGATCGGCGAGGCCGGCGGCCAGGTCGCGATCGCCTGCGCCGATATCTCGACCGGCGTCTTCCACGTCATCGAAACCGATGGCGGCCGCGCTGATGCCGAGATCGCCCGGCTCTCGCCCGCCGAAACCATCGCCTCCGAAGCCTCCGGCTTCTCCGAGCTGGCCACCGCGCTGCGGCCGAAAAACGACTTCGACAGCGGCAATGGCGAAGCCCGCCTCAAGCGCCTGTTCGGCGTCGCCACGCTCGACGGCTTCGGCCAATTCTCCCGCGCCGCGCTGGCTGCGGCCGGCGGACTCGTCGCCTATCTCGAACACACCGCCAAGGGGTCGCTGCCCTTCCTCCGCCCGCCCCGCATCACCCGCACCGAAGCGGCGATGGCGATCGACGCCGCCACTCGTGAGAGCCTCGAACTCACCGCCACCGCCGCAGGCGCTCGCAAGGGCAGCCTGCTCGACGCGGTCGACCGCACCGTCACCGGCGCCGGTGCCCGCCTGCTCGGGCAGGACATCGCCGCACCGCTGATGGACGGCGACACGATCAACGCGCGCCTCGATCTCGTCCAGCGCTTCCACGACGATTCGGGGCTTCGCGACAGCACGCGCGGAAACCTGCGCGCCCTCCCCGATATCGGCCGCGCCCTTGGCCGCATCGCCGCCGGCCGCGGTTCTCCCCGCGATCTCGGCCAGCTCCGCGACGGCCTCGATGGTGCCTGGCGCCTGGCCGAACGGCTCGCCACGCTCGCCGACAAGCCCGCTTTGCTCGCCGGCCTTATCCCCCAGCTCCAAGGGCATGGCGCGCTGATCGACCTGCTGAGCCGCGCGCTCGTTCCCGAACCGCCGATCGATGCCGACAAGGGCGGCTATATCGCCGAGGGCTATGACGCCGCGCTCGACGATCTCCGCGATGCCGGCGCCGGCGGTCGCCGCGCCATCGCCGCGCTGGAGGCCGAATACAAGACCCGCACCGGCATCAACGCCCTCAAGATCCGCCACAATGGCGTGCTCGGCTATCATATCGAAGTCCCCGCGAAAAACGCCGATCCGCTGATGAAGCAGGAGAGCGGCTTCACCCACCGCCAGACGCTGGCCGGCGTCGTCCGCTTCAACGCTCCCGAGCTCCACGAAGTCGCGATCAAGGTGACGCAGGCCGGCGCGCACGCCCTCGCCGCCGAAGCCGCGCATCTCGAAGACTTGACCGAAGCCGCGCTCGCCACCCGCGAAAACATTGCCGCCACCGCCGACGCCCTCGCCCGCATCGACGTCTCCGCCGCCTTGGCCGAACGCGCCGCGGAAGGCGGCTGGGCGCGCCCATCGCTGGTCGATCACGCCTGTTTCGAAGTCGAGGGCGGCCGCCACCCGGTGGTCGAGGATGCGCTCGCCAGATCGGGCGCGCGTTTCGTCGCCAATGATTGCACCCTCTCCGAATCCAGCCGGCTATGGCTGGTCACCGGCCCGAACATGGGCGGCAAATCGACCTTCCTTCGCCAGAACGCGCTTATCGCAGTGCTGGCGCAAGCCGGCAGCTACGTCCCCGCCACGCGCGCGAAGCTCGGTCTGGTCGATCGCCTGTTCAGCCGCGTCGGCGCGTCGGACAATCTCGCGCGCGGCCGCTCGACCTTCATGGTCGAGATGGTCGAGACCGCAGCGATCCTCGCCCAGGCCACCCCGCGCAGCTTCGTCATCCTCGACGAGGTCGGCCGCGGCACCTCGACCTATGACGGGCTCGCCATCGCCTGGGCGGTGGTCGAGGCGATCCATGAGGATAATCGCTGCCGCTGCCTGTTCGCGACGCACTATCACGAGCTGACCCGGCTGGCGGAGCGCTGCGACGCCCTCACCCTCCACCATGTCCGCGCGCGCGAATGGAAGGGCGATCTCGTCCTCCTCCACGAAGTCGCCGAAGGCCCGGCCGATCGCAGCTTCGGGATCGCCGTCGCGCGGCTGGCCGGCATGCCTCCCGCAGCATTGAAGCGCGCCAAGGCGGTCCTCGACAAGCTCGAGGCCGGGCGCCAGAAAACCGGAGGTCTCGCCGCCGGGCTGGATGACCTGCCGCTCTTCGCCGCCGCCGCGGAACAGGAGGAAGAGGCGATCGATACGCTGCGCAGTGAACTCGCCGCCATCGATGTCGACGCCCTTTCCCCGCGTGAAGCGCTCGATGCGCTCTATCGCCTCAAGGGCCTGGCGGCGGACGGCGCATGA